DNA sequence from the Centropristis striata isolate RG_2023a ecotype Rhode Island chromosome 17, C.striata_1.0, whole genome shotgun sequence genome:
taaagaTCATCATATTTAATTAGGAATGAATTACAACATTTCTATTCCTCAGGAAAGTAGCTTCCAAAGGACTTTCCAGAAAGAAGACTTGAAAGGAAACAATGTGTACTGCAAAGAATGTCAAAAGAAAACAGATGCAACAAAAGTGAgtttttttacattagaaaCTATGTTGTATGATACTGAGATCATACATATAGTGTGATTATAGTGTTCAATAATGTTTCTTGTGTTGTTTAGGAATGTGAGATGGTGGAAGATCCTCAGATTTTGACTTTACTCCTCAAGAGATTTGACTTTGACTACAACACCACATCAATTGTCAAATCAGACTGCTTTGTGAAAGTGCCACGAGAACTCCAGACGAAGGTAAGAGGAAGTGACTTTATGTGTGATTTATGGTGTTCTATTGAAATTGCTTGAAATCTTATTGTATGTGTGACTTTGTCCTTTATTGTTGTTGATTGTTGTTCTTCATTGCAGAAGAAGACATACAGTCTGTATGGGGTGGTGGATCACATGGGCAGTCTCAGTGGGGGACATTACACAGCCACCATCCTGTCTGATGAGGACCAAAACTGGTATGAGTTTGATGACGATCGAGTCAGAAAGGTATGAAGACTTTACTTAATCTATGGCATTTAGATTTTACACATTCAAAACATACCAACAGAGATcaaacatgaaatggaaattcatgaacattgtttttgttgaaCCATGCAGGCTCAAGAACCACCAAACAGGTATGTTTGATAAAACCCATTTTGTGTTGTCacctttgttttattgttctaAATAAGCAATGACtttaaactcaaaattatttttcaccagCTCCCAGACTGCATATCTTCTCATGTACAGAGGTAGGATTACAGACATATAGAGATATATAAATCATGGTAATGTAACATTAACAGAGCATTACAAATTATATAATATCATTCACTGTGGATCAATAcgtcatacaaccccacttcaaaaaagctgaactatccctttaatatatattttgtatttatttatatttagggccacggggcaatcgcaccgagcactggtccctacagcaatagctgtagggaccagtgctcggatactgtggattttttcttcttcctgttccggacgcaatttcgtcccgctactagtcctacaacttgaagagttgcaggacaagtTATATaccaaaacgtgcggtttgatcgggatcggtgtgctattacttttctctacagaaaactgcccaaaatttagcATCGAAGTGAATGGGATGGCCAGAAAAAAaaagcgaaaaagaacaataattggagatttttaaacgtctacgactccggcataatttcacctagagactccatttaaactttaaacagtagacacaagtcttgtgtatcggtgtattaatccacgttttgataggtaaaatagttttttatcaatccctgttcaatgaccatgatcatttttgg
Encoded proteins:
- the LOC131990140 gene encoding ubiquitin carboxyl-terminal hydrolase 47-like, which produces MEQRNAAECLEMILRKVSPKASEVFQGQLRHTTKCKSKKHIINEETNPFWTLPLSLKDTDGTLYDVESSFQRTFQKEDLKGNNVYCKECQKKTDATKECEMVEDPQILTLLLKRFDFDYNTTSIVKSDCFVKVPRELQTKKKTYSLYGVVDHMGSLSGGHYTATILSDEDQNWYEFDDDRVRKAQEPPNSSQTAYLLMYRGRITDI